A section of the Parasteatoda tepidariorum isolate YZ-2023 unplaced genomic scaffold, CAS_Ptep_4.0 HiC_scaffold_1737, whole genome shotgun sequence genome encodes:
- the LOC107443355 gene encoding isatin hydrolase-like, whose translation MKMVFVFLFIFLIFHFINARPKNKELIDMTYVFDENTLRYPTFSGYKIEKLVKGHSENLITKWHQYEDFSTSTHAGTHMDAPAHFIKGGTTVDEIPAHSFFGKAAVIDITRKASLSPDAVATIEDVMNWERTTQRSLNGTIVLLNSGWGQKWNDRDAFLGTPSNDTTKLHFPGFSPEACKWLTENRSITGIGSDTASIDPGTSTSSPCHGYVLGHRLFI comes from the exons atgaaaatggtaTTTGTcttcttattcatatttttaattttccatttcattaATGCTAGgcctaaaaataaagaactaattGATATGACTTATGTATTTGACGAAAATACGTTACGTTACCCAACATTTAGTGGgtataaaatcgaaaaattagttaaagGCCATAGTGAAAATTTGATCACAAAATG GCATCAATACGAGGATTTCTCAACCTCTACACATGCCGGTACACACATGGATGCTCCGgcacattttattaaaggaGGAACTACAGTTGATGAGATACCAGCCCATTCCTTCTTCGGAAAAGCAGCTGTCATAGACATAACTAGAAAAGCATCACTCAGTCCTGACGCTGTAGCTACCATTGAGGATGTCATGAACTGGGAACGCACTACACAAAGGAGTTTGAATGGGACTATAGTTTTATTGAACTCTGGTTGGGGGCAGAAGTGGAACGACCGTGACGCTTTTCTCGGCACCCCAAGTAATGACACCACAAAATTGCACTTTCCAGGATTCTCACCAGAAGCCTGTAAGTGGTTAACAGAGAATAGAAGTATCACGGGAATAGGCTCTGATACCGCGTCCATTGATCCAGGTACAAGCACCAGTTCCCCCTGTCACGGTTATGTTCTAGGGCATAGATTGTTTATCTAA